GCTGGCCTGCCCGGTCACCGACGCTGAGATCGAGCAGGCCTACCGCGCCAACGCCCTGCACGATGCCCACTGCGAGGACCCGGAGTTCGGCTACCGCTACCTGCACGAAGAAGCTGCCGAGGCCGGTGAGGCGATGGCGGCGCGGACGGCGTGGCGGATCTGCTCAGACAACCGGTGGTGGAGCGCCTTTGCCAAGCGGCGCGCCAAGTCCGGCAAGCGTCCGGGCCCGCCGGTCCACGACGACCTCGTGCAGCGAAAGTTCACCGCGGACAGCCCGAACCAGTTGTGGCTGACCGACATAACAGAGCACTGGACGGGTGAGGGCAAGCTGTACCTGTGCGCGGTCAAGGACGTGTTCTCCCGCCGCATCGTCGGGTACTCGATCGACTCGCGGATGACCTCTCACCTGGCGGTGCGCGCTGTGGCCAATGCCGTTGCGCGGAGGCGAGTTGAAGCGTCACGGCTTCTCTGCCGTCTTCATGTGGGACACGACTCCGGGATGGAGTCGTTGAGGTAAGCGTAGTGGGCGGCCTCAGCCTCGACCGGTGGCCGGTAGTTCAGCCGAGAGTGCAGTCGGG
The DNA window shown above is from Kineococcus rhizosphaerae and carries:
- a CDS encoding DDE-type integrase/transposase/recombinase; the protein is MRELAAEGISVVLTCRVLNIARQVYYRWLACPVTDAEIEQAYRANALHDAHCEDPEFGYRYLHEEAAEAGEAMAARTAWRICSDNRWWSAFAKRRAKSGKRPGPPVHDDLVQRKFTADSPNQLWLTDITEHWTGEGKLYLCAVKDVFSRRIVGYSIDSRMTSHLAVRAVANAVARRRVEASRLLCRLHVGHDSGMESLR